DNA from Massilia antarctica:
GCTACCTGGATGGCGCACGGGACCATGACTGCCTGGGATGGCACGCCGGCCCGCTTTGCCGACTGTGAAGCGGCGGCGATCGGGTATTTCGGCGCGCGCCCCGGACAGGAGGGGCTGCGGCGCGACTACCTGGCGGCGCTGCGGGCTGCGCAACAGATCGACCAGACCCTGGCCGCTTTCCTGGCCGGTGGCGCGCACGGCGATCTCGATGCCTTGCTGGAGCAGGCCAGCGCGGCGCTGAACCAGTTTGCTGGTGTGATCGACAGGCTGCCGGACTACCCCTGCGCGGAAATGGACGCCCCGGCCTTCAGAACGGAAGCGCGCCACTGTTTATCCCTGCGCCAGGCGGCATAGCGGAGCATGGCTGAGCGCGGGCGGGGCCTGCCGGCCGCCCGCGAATAACTGCTGCGCCACGGGTGCGTGTTGGCTTATCATTGACATCCCGGCAAAGCGCTGCGCCGCGCACGTACTTTTCCAACTCAACCCACATGATGGTATGCCCCCGAACAATGCCTTAATCCGCGCCAGCGGCCTCGATACCCTGCGCGCCGTCGCCATTGCACTCGTCCTGATGTCTCATTATGATGGTTTTGTCAGCGGTAAGGACACCTTCGGCGTGGTGGGCAAGGTCGGCTGGACGGGGGTGGACCTGTTCTTCGTGCTCAGCGGTTATCTGATCGGGAACCAGATTTTGTCGGCGATCGCGCGCAAGGAAACGTTTTCCCTGAAGGCGTTTTTCGCCAGGCGCCTGCTGCGCACCTTGCCGAATTATTACTTCATGCTGGCCCTGTATTTCCTGCTGCCGCACCTGCTCAGCGGTTCGAGCACCGCGCCGCTGTGGCAATTCCTGACCTTCACGCAGAATATCGGCCTGGCCTATGGGCAAACGTTCAGCCATTCCTGGTCATTGTGTATCGAAGAGCAATTTTATCTGGCGCTGCCGCTGGTGGTGCTCGCGGTCGTGCGCTGCAGGCGGCCGCTGGCCATTGGATGGTGGCTTATCGGCGCTGCCATCGGCGCCGGCATGCTGGCGCGCGGGAGCGCGTTTGTGCTGCATGAGTACGATGCCTTTTCGGCGCAAACCTACTACGCCACCTGGTGCCGCTTCGACGAATTGCTGCCTGGTGTGGCCATCGCCCTGCTCAAGAACTTTCATGGCGCCCTGTACGAAAAGATCCTGGCAAAGGGCAATGTGTTATTGGTCGCCGGGCTGGCCGCCGTCGTCGCCACACTATATTGCGTGAAGCAGGAGTTGCCCGATACGATGATCTCGACCACCCTCGGCTTTTCCCTGCTCGCCATCGGCTACGCCGTGCTGGTCATGGCGGCGCTCAGTCCGGCCTCGCTTCTGGGGCGGATAAGAGTGCCCGGCGCTACCCAGCTGGCGCTGTGGTCGTACGCCATTTACCTGATCCACAAACCCATCTTCATGGTCGCCGCGCCGCGGTTGCGCGAGATGAAGGTCGATGTCAACGCGCCGCTGACCGTGCTGCTGCTGTTCGCCGTCAGCATCTTTGGCGGCTGGCTGCTGTTTCGCTGCGTGGAGACCCCGTTCATGCAGTTGCGCGCGCGCTGGTATCCCTCGCGGCGGGCAGCGCCGCAACTGGCAGCTGCGGCCTGACAAGGGGGTGTTGGCATGCCGCCCAGCATGGGAAAAACAGCTTGTGTATGGTTGAGCTTGCTTCGGAGAGGAGCTTACTTCGCGGGCGCAGGTGCGGGAGCCGCTGGCGCCACGGCTGCCTGGGGAATGGTGATGACGATGGGCGGTGGCTGCATGTGAGTCTCCGCCTGCGTTTTTTCCGTCATCTTTGATACGGTAAATATTGCTCCAATGCTGGCGAGGCCAAAGCCGACTACCCACTTAACAATATCCATCATGCCTTTGTGCATATCGGCACGCATTTTTTCCATGTCGGCGCGCGTTTTTTCCATATCGGCGCGCATTTTTTCCATCTCCGCGTGCGTCTGCCCCATTTGCCTGGCCATGTCGGCACGCAGTTCGGCAAAGGCAGTGCGCAGTTCGGCAAAGCCAGTTTTCACGCTGGTATCGAAATTCGCCAGGCGCGCATCAACCCGAGCCTCGGAGGCGTCGAGCTTCGCGTTGATCTCATCGTTGCTTGGGGTTGTCATTTGCTCCGCCATTCCTGTTTCCGGAAGAGTTTGCTTTGCTTATCGCATTCGCTGCGATGGGCAATATAGTGTATAGACCTCAACGGCGCTCGATGGTTTCGACCGCTCATGTATATTTTTTCGCGGGATCATCGTGGACTGGGGCGGGAAGGGCGATGGTCCGGGCGCAACAATCCGGATCAGCTGCGGTCATGTTTGATATGATTCGTCTTTCCCGGTGCGTGCCCGCGCGGGCGCGCCCCTGCCGCCCCACTGTCGTCAGCGACACCATTTACATTTCCGCAGCTACTGCGCAGCACGGCGGACATCATAGGTAAAATCACTTGAAATCAACGAATTACCGGGGCAGGACGCTCTCTATTGCCCCGATGATGGACTGGACCGACCGTCACTGCCGCAAGTTCCACCGCCAGATCACCCGCCATACCTGGCTCTACACCGAGATGGTGACCACCGGCGCGCTGGTGTACGGCGACGTCGAGCGCCATCTGCGCTTCAATGAAGAAGAGCATCCGGTCGCCCTGCAGCTGGGCGGCAGCGATCCGGCCGACCTGGCCACCAGCGCCAGGCTGGGCCAGCAATGGGGTTACGATGAAATCAACCTGAACTGCGGCTGCCCGTCGGAGCGGGTGCAGAAGGGCGCGTTTGGCGCTTGCCTGATGGCCGAACCGCAACTGGTGGCCGATTGCGTGAAAGCCATGCGCGACGCCGTCACCATCGACGTCACCGTCAAGCACCGCATCGGCATCGACCGCAACGAGGAGTACGGCTTCGTGCGCGATTTCGTCGGCACCATCGCCGATGCCGGCTGCAATACCTTCATCGTGCATGCGCGCAATGCCATTTTGAAGGGGCTGTCGCCCAAGGAAAACCGCGAGATTCCACCGCTCAAGTACGAGGTGGCCTACCAGCTCAAGCGCGAGTTCCCGGACCTGGAAATCATCATCAACGGCGGCATCAAGACGTCCGACGAGATCGCGCTGCACCTGGCGCACGTCGACGGCGTGATGATGGGGCGCGAGGCTTACCATAATCCCTATGTCATGGCCGAGTACGATGCGCGCTTCTATGGCGACGCGGCGCCGGTCAAGTCGCGCGAGGAAGTGCTGGCCGCGATGATCCCGTATATTCAGGCGCAGCTGGAGCTGCATGCGGCGCGCGGCTTGAAATTGAACAGCATCACCCGTCACATGCTGGGGCTGATGGCCGGGCTGGGCGGTGCGCGCAGTTTCCGCCAGGTGATGTCGGACCCGAAACGGCTGGCCGCGGCCGATCCGCACCTGCTGCTCGAAGCGGCCGCCGGGATGCGTCGCGCGTCGTAACGTCGGGCGCCGTAGCGTCGGGCGCCGTAGCATCGGGGCGCCCCAAGGTCGGGCATCGCAAGGTCGGGCAGCGCAAGGTCTGGCGCCGCAGGCAGCCCTGTGTCCTTCCCGTCCGCCAGCATCGCCCCTGTTCTCCTCACCGCTTTCCCTCCGCATGCCTGGGCTTGACCGGGCGTGCGCGACCTCCTCTGCGCGCCGTATAGTTCCATTAAAGAAACTATATTTTAATTGCACAAACGCATTTTTACTTGCCTTATAGCAAAAAACACCTCTATAATCCCCCTATCTTTTGCCTGTTTTGCAATCGGCGCAAGCTGATTCGTCTCTGTTGTTCTGTTGAAACAATTCGTTCTCGAATCAACTTTTTTGCATGCGCAGTCACTGTTTTGATTTATCCTAAATGGAACGCAGATCGCCAGGCGTTTCTTCAAAGACAGCATCGAGCCGGTCGCATCCAGAGCCTACAGTACCCGTCGTTACCCTAGCTAATTCGATCAATAGTTCCATAGAAAAGACGCGAAATGAATTTATCCAACATGAAGGTCGGCACCCGTTTAGGCCTGGGATTTGTCCTGGTCCTGTCGTTTCTGGTCGCGGTCACCATCGTCGGCATCATTAGCATGGCGCAAATCCAGGCGCGCCTGGATAACGTGGTCGGCGTCAACAATGTGGTGACCCGTCTCGTGATCGATATGCGTACCAATGTCAGCGAGCGCATCGTGTCGCTGCGCATCCTGACCCTGATGACCGATCCGGCCGACATGGAACCGGAAATGAAGCGCATCAAGGAGCAAACCGGCCGCTACGGCGACGCCGAGAAAAAGCTGAGCGAGAAGTTCGCCGCCGGCGCCTCGGCCGAGGAAAAGAGCTTGCTGGCCCAGATCAAGGAACACGAAGCGCTGGCCATGCCGGCCCTGGCCAAGGCGTCCGACCTGTGGCTGGCCAACAAGGCCGAAGACGCGACCCGCGTGATGATCAAGGAAATCCGTCCGGTTCAGAAAAAATGGATGGAAGCGCTGGAACAACTGGCCGCCCTGGAAGACAAACTCAATAGCGCAGCACAAAAAGACGCCGAACGCGGCTTCGAAAATGCCCGCATGACCATGCTGATCCTGGGCGGCGTCGCCATCCTGCTAGGCGGCATCGCGGCCGTCTTCATCACCCGCGGCCTGCTCAAGCAGCTCGGCGGCGAGCCGGACTACACCGCCAGGATCGCCAGCAGCATCGCCCACGGCGACCTGTCGGTCCACATCGATACCAGCGGCGCCGACAAGGGCAGCCTGCTGATGGAAGTGCGCGAAATGCGCAACAGCCTGAAAGATATCGTCGGCCAGGTGCGCGGCGGCACCGAAACCATCGGCACCGCCTCGCGTGAAATCGCGGCCGGCAATATCGACCTGTCCTCGCGTACCGAAATGCAAGCCAGCGCCCTCGAAAAGACCGCCTCGGCGATGGAAGAATTGACCTCGACCGTGAAACAGAATGCCGACAATGCCCGCGAAGCCAATCAGCTCGCCGCCAGCGCCTCGGACGTGGCCCGCAAGGGTGGCGAAGTGGTGTCGCAAGTGGTCGACACCATGGGCTCGATCAACGCCTCGGCCAACAAGATTGTCGACATCATCGGCGTGATCGATGGCATCGCTTTCCAGACCAATATCCTGGCGCTGAACGCGGCGGTGGAAGCGGCCCGTGCCGGCGAACAGGGCCGCGGTTTCGCGGTGGTCGCCTCGGAAGTGCGCAACCTGGCGCAGCGTTCGGCGGCGGCGGCGAAAGAAATCAAGAACCTGATCGGCGATTCGGTCGAGAAGGTCGAGCGCGGCAGCAAGCTGGTCGGCCAGGCCGGCGTGACGATGGATGAAGTCGTCGCCAGCGTCAAGCGGGTCACCGACATCATGGGCGAAATCGCCAACGCCAGCCAGGAACAGAGCGCCGGCATCGAGCAAGTGAATATGTCGATCATCGAGATGGACAGCATGACCCAGCAGAACGCGGCCCTGGTCGAACAGGCCGCCGCCGCCGCGCAGAGCCTGCAGGACCAGGCCAGCGAGCTGGCGCACGTGGTCAGCATCTTCAAGCTGATCGAAGGCGAGGAAACCCATGTCGCCGCGCCTTCCTCGATGGCAATGGCAGCACCGGCGCGTCCGGCCAAGCCGGCGCCGCTGCGCGTGGCCAAGCCGGTCCTGAAACGTCCGGCGCCGGCTGCGGCAGCGCCCGCCAAGCCGAAAAAAGCGGCCGCCACCAGCGGCAGCGAGGAATGGGAAGAATTCTGATCCATTTCCCGGCCGGCCGGCAAGGGCGGGGCGGGATGGACGGACTAGTGCAGTGCAAGCTGCAGCGTTAGCGCCGACGTGATGCAGGCGCGAGGTGGTACTTATTGTCAGGGAAATTGTATGTTGACCTCTACGCGTTGGATGAGTGTGATCGGCGGCTTGCTGGTGTGCGGCGCCGCCGCCGCGGGCGAAGTACCGGCCAGTTTCGATGCCGCCAAGTGCAAGGCCGAGTATCCCAAGGCGTCGCTGATGAACGAGGAACAGGGCACGGTGTCGATGTCCTTCCTGGTCGGCCCGGACGGCTCGGTGATCGAATCAAAGCTGGAAAAAACCAGCGGCTTCAAGAATCTCGACAAGGCCGCCATCAAGTCGATCAGCGCCTGCAAGTTCAAACCCGGCACCAAGGATGGCGCCCCGGCCCAGACCTGGGCCAAGGTCGACTACGCCTGGAAACTCGACTGATCCGCTAGCTTCGTTCCACGCGGCCGCTCCGCCCGGACCGGCCGCGGCAAAACCCTTGTTTCAGCCGCGCAGCCGGGCTGGCGCTCGCCACCGGCCCAGTTTACATATGTCGCTCGCGCATGTATGGTCGCGCGCATGCACACCAAACTCCTCATTGCCGCTGCCTGTTTGCTGGGCCTGTTTTCGACCATCGGCGCCGCGCTGCCCTATCCCATCCTGCCGCCCCTGTTCGCGGCGGGCGCCGGCAATGGCCTGAACGCCTTCCTCGGCCTGCCGCCCAAGATGCTGTTCGGCCTGGCCCTGACCATCAATCCGCTCGGCCTGCTGATCGGCAATACCCTGCTCGGCCCGCTGTCGGACCGCTACGGCCGCCGTCCGCTGCTGATGCTCACCACCTTCGGCGCCGCCCTCGGCCATGTGCTGACGGCGCTGGCGCTGCTGCTCGAATCGTATCCGCTGTTTATCCTGGCCCGCTTCGGCACTGGCCTCCTGGAAGGTAACGGCGCCGTGGTGCGCGCCATGCTGGCCGACCGCCTCGACGGCGAGCTGCGCGTGCGCGCGCTGTCGTGGCTGAACGGCGCTTTCTATTTGGGCTGGCTGGCCGGGCCGCTGCTGGCTGGCGCCACGGTGGTGTTGGGTATCACCGTGCCGTTCTGGATCGCGGCCGGCGCGCTGGTGCTGACTACGGCGCTGGTGGCGGCGGTGCTGCCGCGCGAGGCCGCCTCGCTTGCCACGACCTCGTGGTGGCAGGTGGCGCGCCACCAGCATGCATTCCACCTGCTGCGCCATGCCGAGCTGCGCACACTGTTCATCGTCCAGTTCGCCTATACCTGCGGGGTGACGGCCTTTTACGAGTTTTATCCCTTGTGGCTGGTGGAATTTCCCGGCTACGGCGCGCCCGGCATCGCCTGGATCACGGCCGGCCTGTGCGCAGTGATGACTTTCACGGCCGTGTTCGCCGGTCGCCCGAGCCGCATCGCACCGCTGCGGCGGGCCGCCTGGAGCGCCTGCGGCGGCGCCGCCGCCATCGCCGCGCTGGCGCTGGGCAATGTGTGGGTGGGCTTGGCGGCGATCGTGCTGTTCGGCATTCCGAATGCGTTTTATAACGCCATCGTGCCGGGCTGGTGCGCGGAGCGTTTCGGCGCGCTGGGGCAGGGCGCGGTGATGGGTTTGCTGTCGACCACGTTTTGCCTGGCCAATATCGTCATGGCCCTGGCCGGGTCGGTGCTGACCCTGGCCGATACGCGCCTGGTGCTGGGGCTGGGCGCCGTGCTGTCGGCCTGGGCCGGATGGCGCCTGCTGGGCTGGCGCCTGCGGATGGCGGGCCCCGCCGTGCCGGGCGGGACCGCCGAAGGTTGACGCGGGGTCAGCCGGCCGGGGGCGGGCTGGCCTGGGCTGTCGGCTGGGTCCGCGTGGCCGCGCTGGCGCCTGCCGGGGCGCGCAGCATGGTCGGATCGAGGAAGCTGGCGGCGCGCCGGCTGTAGGCGGGACGCATGTGGATGGTGTCCGTGTACAGCGGCGCGCCGCTGTCGTCGAGCACGGGGCAGAGATTATCC
Protein-coding regions in this window:
- a CDS encoding methyl-accepting chemotaxis protein, yielding MNLSNMKVGTRLGLGFVLVLSFLVAVTIVGIISMAQIQARLDNVVGVNNVVTRLVIDMRTNVSERIVSLRILTLMTDPADMEPEMKRIKEQTGRYGDAEKKLSEKFAAGASAEEKSLLAQIKEHEALAMPALAKASDLWLANKAEDATRVMIKEIRPVQKKWMEALEQLAALEDKLNSAAQKDAERGFENARMTMLILGGVAILLGGIAAVFITRGLLKQLGGEPDYTARIASSIAHGDLSVHIDTSGADKGSLLMEVREMRNSLKDIVGQVRGGTETIGTASREIAAGNIDLSSRTEMQASALEKTASAMEELTSTVKQNADNAREANQLAASASDVARKGGEVVSQVVDTMGSINASANKIVDIIGVIDGIAFQTNILALNAAVEAARAGEQGRGFAVVASEVRNLAQRSAAAAKEIKNLIGDSVEKVERGSKLVGQAGVTMDEVVASVKRVTDIMGEIANASQEQSAGIEQVNMSIIEMDSMTQQNAALVEQAAAAAQSLQDQASELAHVVSIFKLIEGEETHVAAPSSMAMAAPARPAKPAPLRVAKPVLKRPAPAAAAPAKPKKAAATSGSEEWEEF
- a CDS encoding MFS transporter; translated protein: MHTKLLIAAACLLGLFSTIGAALPYPILPPLFAAGAGNGLNAFLGLPPKMLFGLALTINPLGLLIGNTLLGPLSDRYGRRPLLMLTTFGAALGHVLTALALLLESYPLFILARFGTGLLEGNGAVVRAMLADRLDGELRVRALSWLNGAFYLGWLAGPLLAGATVVLGITVPFWIAAGALVLTTALVAAVLPREAASLATTSWWQVARHQHAFHLLRHAELRTLFIVQFAYTCGVTAFYEFYPLWLVEFPGYGAPGIAWITAGLCAVMTFTAVFAGRPSRIAPLRRAAWSACGGAAAIAALALGNVWVGLAAIVLFGIPNAFYNAIVPGWCAERFGALGQGAVMGLLSTTFCLANIVMALAGSVLTLADTRLVLGLGAVLSAWAGWRLLGWRLRMAGPAVPGGTAEG
- a CDS encoding acyltransferase family protein, with protein sequence MPPNNALIRASGLDTLRAVAIALVLMSHYDGFVSGKDTFGVVGKVGWTGVDLFFVLSGYLIGNQILSAIARKETFSLKAFFARRLLRTLPNYYFMLALYFLLPHLLSGSSTAPLWQFLTFTQNIGLAYGQTFSHSWSLCIEEQFYLALPLVVLAVVRCRRPLAIGWWLIGAAIGAGMLARGSAFVLHEYDAFSAQTYYATWCRFDELLPGVAIALLKNFHGALYEKILAKGNVLLVAGLAAVVATLYCVKQELPDTMISTTLGFSLLAIGYAVLVMAALSPASLLGRIRVPGATQLALWSYAIYLIHKPIFMVAAPRLREMKVDVNAPLTVLLLFAVSIFGGWLLFRCVETPFMQLRARWYPSRRAAPQLAAAA
- a CDS encoding energy transducer TonB, whose amino-acid sequence is MLTSTRWMSVIGGLLVCGAAAAGEVPASFDAAKCKAEYPKASLMNEEQGTVSMSFLVGPDGSVIESKLEKTSGFKNLDKAAIKSISACKFKPGTKDGAPAQTWAKVDYAWKLD
- the dusA gene encoding tRNA dihydrouridine(20/20a) synthase DusA, with translation MKSTNYRGRTLSIAPMMDWTDRHCRKFHRQITRHTWLYTEMVTTGALVYGDVERHLRFNEEEHPVALQLGGSDPADLATSARLGQQWGYDEINLNCGCPSERVQKGAFGACLMAEPQLVADCVKAMRDAVTIDVTVKHRIGIDRNEEYGFVRDFVGTIADAGCNTFIVHARNAILKGLSPKENREIPPLKYEVAYQLKREFPDLEIIINGGIKTSDEIALHLAHVDGVMMGREAYHNPYVMAEYDARFYGDAAPVKSREEVLAAMIPYIQAQLELHAARGLKLNSITRHMLGLMAGLGGARSFRQVMSDPKRLAAADPHLLLEAAAGMRRAS